In the genome of Pseudoliparis swirei isolate HS2019 ecotype Mariana Trench chromosome 3, NWPU_hadal_v1, whole genome shotgun sequence, one region contains:
- the ptrh2 gene encoding peptidyl-tRNA hydrolase 2, mitochondrial translates to MDLAYGPLGLGALSGLACGLLLGWHLRARLGPTSKSLMAAMGNGAGEANVMGEGGEFKMILVVRNDLKMGKGKVAAQCAHAAVSAYKQVQRRNPELLKQWEYCGQPKVVVKAPDEDTLIDLLGHAKEVGLPVSLIQDAGRTQIAPGSRTVLGIGPGPADLIDKVTGGLKLY, encoded by the coding sequence ATGGACTTGGCATACGGCCCATTGGGCCTGGGTGCACTATCAGGACTGGCCTGTGGGCTTCTGCTTGGTTGGCACCTTCGGGCTCGCTTGGGCCCCACATCCAAAAGCTTGATGGCAGCGATGGGGAACGGCGCTGGTGAAGCAAACGTGATGGGCGAAGGAGGCGAGTTCAAGATGATACTAGTGGTCCGAAACGACCTGAAGATGGGCAAAGGGAAGGTCGCCGCCCAGTGCGCTCATGCAGCCGTGTCCGCTTACAAGCAGGTTCAGCGCAGGAACCCCGAGCTCCTCAAACAGTGGGAGTACTGCGGCCAGCCCAAGGTGGTGGTGAAGGCCCCCGATGAGGACACCCTGATCGATCTGCTGGGTCATGCCAAAGAAGTAGGGCTTCCTGTCAGCCTGATTCAGGACGCAGGACGGACTCAAATCGCACCCGGCTCACGCACTGTGCTGGGTATTGGACCTGGCCCAGCGGATCTGATTGACAAAGTCACCGGAGGCTTGAAACTCTACTAG